From Pseudopipra pipra isolate bDixPip1 chromosome 13, bDixPip1.hap1, whole genome shotgun sequence, a single genomic window includes:
- the LOC135421732 gene encoding aryl-hydrocarbon-interacting protein-like 1: MEETYLLNVEGVKKKILHGGHGELPKLQDGSKFTFHFQTLKDNFERTVIDDSREAGMPMEIIVGKMFKLEIWETLLSSMRIGEVAEFWCDIIHTGMYALVSRGMRRITEGRDPLEGQKHRCGMGNMFDYHSTGYADLDELQRTPQPLIFIMELFRVEEPSAYKRDTWAMNKEEKLAAVPVLHSEGNRLVLRREFAQAAAKYQEAVICLRNLQAKEKPWEDDWLKLESLVTPLVLNYCQCQLELGEYYEVLEHTTELLQKHNDNAKAYFKRAKAHAAVWNEREAREDFMRVAHLDPSMAAAVKKELKQLGERMRKKHVEDRKRYQGLFQSPQGRRASKGKESREHAQSQPNTNTTATALLLLTRL; encoded by the exons atGGAGGAAACCTACCTTCTGAACGTGGAAGGGGTCAAAAAGAAGATTCTGCATGGAGGCCATGGGGAGCTGCCAAAGTTGCAGGATGGGAGCAAG TTCACCTTCCACTTCCAGACGCTGAAGGACAACTTTGAGCGGACGGTGATCGATGACAGCCGGGAAGCTGGAATGCCCATGGAGATCATCGTGGGCAAGATGTTCAAGCTGGAGATATGGGAGACGCTGCTCAGCTCCATGAGAATTGGGGAGGTGGCAGAGTTCTGGTGCGACATCATT cacacaggcaTGTATGCCCTGGTCTCCAGGGGCATGCGGAGGATCACAGAGGGACGGGACCCCCTGGAAGGGCAGAAGCACCGCTGTGGCATGGGCAACATGTTTGACTACCACAGCACGGGCTATGCTGACCTGGACGAGCTGCAGCGGACGCCGCAGCCCCTCATCTTCATCATGGAGCTGTTCCGG GTGGAGGAGCCCTCAGCATACAAGCGTGACACCTGGGCCATGAACAAGGAGGAGAagctggcagcagtgcctgtgctgcACAGCGAGGGCAATCGCCTCGTCCTCCGCAGGGAGTTCGCGCAGGCAGCCGCCAAGTACCAGGAGGCTGTGATCTGCCTGAGGAACCTCCAGGCCAAG gagaagcCATGGGAGGATGACTGGCTGAAGCTGGAGAGCCTGGTCACACCCCTGGTGCTCAACTACTGCCAGTGCCAGCTGGAGCTCGGCGAGTACTatgaggtgctggagcacacAACGGAGCTTCTCCAGAAGCACAATG ACAATGCCAAGGCCTATTTCAAGCGGGCAAAGGCTCATGCTGCAGTCTGGAACGAGCGGGAGGCACGGGAGGACTTTATGCGCGTGGCTCACCTTGACCCCTCCATGGCGGCCGCCGTGAAGAAGGAGCTGAAGCAGCTGGgggagaggatgaggaagaagcACGTGGAGGATCGGAAGCGCTACCAGGGGCTCTTCCAGTCGCCCCAGGGTCGGCGGGCCAgcaaggggaaggagagcagggag CATGCCCAAAGCCAGCCTAACACCAACACCACTGCTactgccctcctgctgctcacCCGGCTGTGA
- the DRP2 gene encoding dystrophin-related protein 2 isoform X2, whose protein sequence is MQPLVMQEWLYVLPRCPEWHVPGQAQHSSTAPPLSQVEASQDGAGPSCVTPQAPSSAAGPQAPLEMNLCWNEIKKKSHSLRARLEAFSDHSGKLQVPLQEIIDWLGQKDEELSAQLPLRGDVLLVQQEKETHAAFMEEVKSRGPYIYSVLESAQAFLSQHPFEELEEPTLESKDVSPRHRIQNISRFVWKQANVASELWEKLTARCVDQHRHIERTLEQLIEIKGAMEELSTTLDQAESVRETWEPIGDLFIDSLPEHIQSTKLFKEELSPMKDGVKVVNDLAHQLAISDVHLCMENSRTLEQINTRWKQLQASINERLKQLQDAHRDFGPGSQHFLSSSVQVPWERAISPNKVPYYINHQAQTTCWDHPKMTELYQTLADLNNIKFSAYRTAMKLRRVQKALRLDMVTLATALEIFNEHDLQPSDRAMDVVEVIHCLTALYERLEEERGILVNVPLCVDMSLNWLLNVFDSGRSGKMRALSFKTGIACLCGTEVKEKFQYLFSQVANAGGLCDQRHLGVLLHEAIQVPRQLGEVAAFGGSNVEPSIRSCFRFSNGKPAIEASQFLEWANLEPQSMVWLAVLHRVTMAEQVKHQTKCSVCRQCPIKGFRYRSLKQFNVDICQTCFLTGRASKGNKLHYPIMEYYTPTTSSENMRDFATTLKNKFRSKQYFSKHPQRGYLPVQSVLEADFSETPASSPMLPHADTHSRIEHFASRLAEMESQNCSFFNDSLSPDDSLDEDQYLLRHSSPITDREPGGSQQVPGSLNMDDKGELERILAHLEDENRILQGELRRLKWQHDEAVESPTLATGSPESVQDPHNDELLAEARILRQHKSRLETRMQILEDHNKQLESQLHRLRELLLQPPAESDGNGSAASSLASSPHQSEGSQAKEKEHNTPDTEAADEVEAKTQEVSMCLEDIMEKLRSAFPNSRGMTSLI, encoded by the exons ATGCAGCCCCTGGTGATGCAGGAATGGCTCTATGTCCTCCCGCGGTGTCCTGAGTGGCACGTCCCAGGCCAGGcgcagcacagcagcactgccccccCGCTGTCTCAG GTTGAAGCCTCGCAGGATGGTGCAGGACCTTCGTGTGTAACCCCCCAGGCTCCAAGCAGTGCTGCCGGGCCCCAGGCCCCTCTGGAGATGAATCTTTGCTGGAAcgagataaaaaaaaaatcccacagccTTCG GGCTCGGCTGGAGGCCTTTTCTGACCACAGTGGGAAGCTGCAGGTGCCTCTCCAGGAGATCATAGactggctggggcagaaggaTGAGGAGCTCTCAGCACAGCTGCCCCTGCGGGGCGACGTCCTcctggtgcagcaggagaaggagacGCACGCG gcgTTCATGGAAGAAGTGAAGTCTCGGGGACCATACATTTACTCTGTCCTGGAGTCAGCACAGGCTTTCCTTTCCCAGCATCCATTTGAGGAATTAGAAGAACCAACTTTGGAAAGCAAAG ATGTCTCTCCCCGGCACCGGATCCAGAACATCAGCCGCTTCGTCTGGAAGCAGGCGAACGTGGCCAGTGAGCTGTGGGAGAAGCTCACAGCCCGGTGTGTGGACCAGCACCGCCACATCGAGCGAACGCTGGAGCAGCTGATCGAGATTAAAGGGGCCATGGAGGAGCTCAGCACGACCCTGGACCAGGCTGAAAGCGTGCGTGAAACCTGGGAGCCCATCGGGGACCTCTTCATTGACTCCCTGCCAGAGCACATCCAGTCAACCAAG CTGTTCAAAGAGGAGCTCTCCCCTATGAAGGATGGGGTGAAAGTGGTCAATGATCTTGCACACCAGCTTGCCATCTCAGATGTCCACCTGTGCATGGAGAATTCCCGTACCCTGGAGCAGATCAACACGCGCTGGAAACAGCTGCAG GCCTCCATAAATGAACGCCTGAAGCAGCTCCAAGATGCCCACCGGGACTTCGGACCAGGCTCCCAGCACTTCCTGTCCT CCTCTGTCCAAGTCCCCTGGGAACGAGCCATTTCCCCCAACAAAGTGCCATACTACATCAA CCACCAGGCCCAGACGACATGCTGGGACCACCCAAAGATGACAGAGTTGTACCAGACGCTGG CGGATTTGAACAACATCAAGTTCTCGGCGTATCGGACGGCCATGAAACTACGGCGGGTGCAAAAGGCCCTTCGAT TGGACATGGTGACCCTGGCCACAGCCTTGGAAATCTTCAACGAGCACGACCTGCAGCCCAGCGACCGGGCGATGGACGTGGTGGAGGTGATCCACTGCCTGACCGCCCTCTACGAGCGGCTGGAGGAGGAGCGGGGCATCCTGGTGAACGTGCCCCTCTGCGTGGACATGAGCCTCAACTGGCTGCTGAACGTCTTTGACAG TGGCCGCAGTGGGAAGATGAGGGCTCTCTCCTTCAAGACAGGCATTGCGTGTCTGTGTGGGACAGAGGTCAAGGAGAAGTTTCAGT ATCTCTTCAGCCAAGTGGCCAACGCTGGGGGACTGTGCGACCAGCGGCACCTCGGTGTCCTGCTCCACGAGGCCATCCAGGTCCCACGGCAGCTCGGGGAGGTGGCAGCGTTCGGGGGCAGCAACGTGGAGCCCAGCATCCGCAGCTGCTTCCGCTTC AGCAACGGGAAGCCTGCCATCGAGGCGTCCCAGTTCCTGGAGTGGGCCAACCTGGAGCCACAGTCCATGGTGTGGCTGGCTGTGCTGCACCGGGTCACCATGGCCGAGCAGGTGAAGCACCAGACCAAGTGCTCCGTCTGCCGGCAGTGCCCCATCAAGGGCTTCAG GTATCGGAGCCTGAAGCAGTTCAATGTGGATATCTGCCAGACTTGCTTCCTCACCGGCAGAGCCAGCAAGGGCAACAAGCTGCACTACCCCATCATGGAGTACTACACCCCG ACCACGTCCAGTGAGAATATGAGAGACTTTGCCACAACGCTGAAGAACAAGTTTCGGTCCAAGCAGTACTTCAGCAAGCACCCACAGAGGGGTTACCTGCCTGTCCAGTCTGTACTCGAGGCTGATTTCTCTGAGAC ACCAGCCTCCTCCCCGATGCTGCCACACGCCGACACACACTCCCGGATCGAGCACTTTGCCAGCAG GCTTGCAGAGATGGAAAGCCAGAACTGTTCCTTCTTCAATGATAGCCTGTCCCCTGATGACAGCCT GGATGAGGACCAGTATCTGCTACGCCATTCCAGCCCCATCACTGACAGAGAGCCTGGGGGCAGCCAGCAGGTTCCAGGAAGCCTCAACATGGATGACAAGGGAGAGCTGGAGCGAATCCTGGCCCACTTAGAGGATGAAAACAG GAtcctccagggagagctgaggcGTTTGAAGTGGCAGCATGATGAGGCAGTGGAGTCTCCAACCTTGGCTACAGGCTCCCCTGAATCAGTGCAAGACCCACACAACGACGAGCTCCTGGCGGAAGCGCGAATCCTCCGGCAGCACAAGAGCCGCCTGGAGACCCGCATGCAGATCCTGGAGGACCACAACAAGCAGCTGGAGTCCCAGCTgcacaggctgagggagctgctgctgcag CCTCCAGCAGAGTCAGATGGCAATGGCTCAGCAGCATCCTCCTTGGCTTCATCTCCACATCAGTCTGAGGGCAGCCAGGCAAAGGAGAAAGAGCACAACACCCCTGACACCGAAGCTGCAG ATGAGGTGGAAGCCAAAACCCAGGAAGTCAGCATGTGCCTGGAAGACATAATGGAGAAGCTGCGGAGCGCCTTCCCCAACTCTCGAG GTATGACCTCCCTTATCTAA
- the DRP2 gene encoding dystrophin-related protein 2 isoform X1 produces MQPLVMQEWLYVLPRCPEWHVPGQAQHSSTAPPLSQVEASQDGAGPSCVTPQAPSSAAGPQAPLEMNLCWNEIKKKSHSLRARLEAFSDHSGKLQVPLQEIIDWLGQKDEELSAQLPLRGDVLLVQQEKETHAAFMEEVKSRGPYIYSVLESAQAFLSQHPFEELEEPTLESKDVSPRHRIQNISRFVWKQANVASELWEKLTARCVDQHRHIERTLEQLIEIKGAMEELSTTLDQAESVRETWEPIGDLFIDSLPEHIQSTKLFKEELSPMKDGVKVVNDLAHQLAISDVHLCMENSRTLEQINTRWKQLQASINERLKQLQDAHRDFGPGSQHFLSSSVQVPWERAISPNKVPYYINHQAQTTCWDHPKMTELYQTLADLNNIKFSAYRTAMKLRRVQKALRLDMVTLATALEIFNEHDLQPSDRAMDVVEVIHCLTALYERLEEERGILVNVPLCVDMSLNWLLNVFDSGRSGKMRALSFKTGIACLCGTEVKEKFQYLFSQVANAGGLCDQRHLGVLLHEAIQVPRQLGEVAAFGGSNVEPSIRSCFRFSNGKPAIEASQFLEWANLEPQSMVWLAVLHRVTMAEQVKHQTKCSVCRQCPIKGFRYRSLKQFNVDICQTCFLTGRASKGNKLHYPIMEYYTPTTSSENMRDFATTLKNKFRSKQYFSKHPQRGYLPVQSVLEADFSETPASSPMLPHADTHSRIEHFASRLAEMESQNCSFFNDSLSPDDSLDEDQYLLRHSSPITDREPGGSQQVPGSLNMDDKGELERILAHLEDENRILQGELRRLKWQHDEAVESPTLATGSPESVQDPHNDELLAEARILRQHKSRLETRMQILEDHNKQLESQLHRLRELLLQPPAESDGNGSAASSLASSPHQSEGSQAKEKEHNTPDTEAADEVEAKTQEVSMCLEDIMEKLRSAFPNSRAKSSAAAVLLGLVRGLGAERRRRRFHTCKEKPSELPRVWTK; encoded by the exons ATGCAGCCCCTGGTGATGCAGGAATGGCTCTATGTCCTCCCGCGGTGTCCTGAGTGGCACGTCCCAGGCCAGGcgcagcacagcagcactgccccccCGCTGTCTCAG GTTGAAGCCTCGCAGGATGGTGCAGGACCTTCGTGTGTAACCCCCCAGGCTCCAAGCAGTGCTGCCGGGCCCCAGGCCCCTCTGGAGATGAATCTTTGCTGGAAcgagataaaaaaaaaatcccacagccTTCG GGCTCGGCTGGAGGCCTTTTCTGACCACAGTGGGAAGCTGCAGGTGCCTCTCCAGGAGATCATAGactggctggggcagaaggaTGAGGAGCTCTCAGCACAGCTGCCCCTGCGGGGCGACGTCCTcctggtgcagcaggagaaggagacGCACGCG gcgTTCATGGAAGAAGTGAAGTCTCGGGGACCATACATTTACTCTGTCCTGGAGTCAGCACAGGCTTTCCTTTCCCAGCATCCATTTGAGGAATTAGAAGAACCAACTTTGGAAAGCAAAG ATGTCTCTCCCCGGCACCGGATCCAGAACATCAGCCGCTTCGTCTGGAAGCAGGCGAACGTGGCCAGTGAGCTGTGGGAGAAGCTCACAGCCCGGTGTGTGGACCAGCACCGCCACATCGAGCGAACGCTGGAGCAGCTGATCGAGATTAAAGGGGCCATGGAGGAGCTCAGCACGACCCTGGACCAGGCTGAAAGCGTGCGTGAAACCTGGGAGCCCATCGGGGACCTCTTCATTGACTCCCTGCCAGAGCACATCCAGTCAACCAAG CTGTTCAAAGAGGAGCTCTCCCCTATGAAGGATGGGGTGAAAGTGGTCAATGATCTTGCACACCAGCTTGCCATCTCAGATGTCCACCTGTGCATGGAGAATTCCCGTACCCTGGAGCAGATCAACACGCGCTGGAAACAGCTGCAG GCCTCCATAAATGAACGCCTGAAGCAGCTCCAAGATGCCCACCGGGACTTCGGACCAGGCTCCCAGCACTTCCTGTCCT CCTCTGTCCAAGTCCCCTGGGAACGAGCCATTTCCCCCAACAAAGTGCCATACTACATCAA CCACCAGGCCCAGACGACATGCTGGGACCACCCAAAGATGACAGAGTTGTACCAGACGCTGG CGGATTTGAACAACATCAAGTTCTCGGCGTATCGGACGGCCATGAAACTACGGCGGGTGCAAAAGGCCCTTCGAT TGGACATGGTGACCCTGGCCACAGCCTTGGAAATCTTCAACGAGCACGACCTGCAGCCCAGCGACCGGGCGATGGACGTGGTGGAGGTGATCCACTGCCTGACCGCCCTCTACGAGCGGCTGGAGGAGGAGCGGGGCATCCTGGTGAACGTGCCCCTCTGCGTGGACATGAGCCTCAACTGGCTGCTGAACGTCTTTGACAG TGGCCGCAGTGGGAAGATGAGGGCTCTCTCCTTCAAGACAGGCATTGCGTGTCTGTGTGGGACAGAGGTCAAGGAGAAGTTTCAGT ATCTCTTCAGCCAAGTGGCCAACGCTGGGGGACTGTGCGACCAGCGGCACCTCGGTGTCCTGCTCCACGAGGCCATCCAGGTCCCACGGCAGCTCGGGGAGGTGGCAGCGTTCGGGGGCAGCAACGTGGAGCCCAGCATCCGCAGCTGCTTCCGCTTC AGCAACGGGAAGCCTGCCATCGAGGCGTCCCAGTTCCTGGAGTGGGCCAACCTGGAGCCACAGTCCATGGTGTGGCTGGCTGTGCTGCACCGGGTCACCATGGCCGAGCAGGTGAAGCACCAGACCAAGTGCTCCGTCTGCCGGCAGTGCCCCATCAAGGGCTTCAG GTATCGGAGCCTGAAGCAGTTCAATGTGGATATCTGCCAGACTTGCTTCCTCACCGGCAGAGCCAGCAAGGGCAACAAGCTGCACTACCCCATCATGGAGTACTACACCCCG ACCACGTCCAGTGAGAATATGAGAGACTTTGCCACAACGCTGAAGAACAAGTTTCGGTCCAAGCAGTACTTCAGCAAGCACCCACAGAGGGGTTACCTGCCTGTCCAGTCTGTACTCGAGGCTGATTTCTCTGAGAC ACCAGCCTCCTCCCCGATGCTGCCACACGCCGACACACACTCCCGGATCGAGCACTTTGCCAGCAG GCTTGCAGAGATGGAAAGCCAGAACTGTTCCTTCTTCAATGATAGCCTGTCCCCTGATGACAGCCT GGATGAGGACCAGTATCTGCTACGCCATTCCAGCCCCATCACTGACAGAGAGCCTGGGGGCAGCCAGCAGGTTCCAGGAAGCCTCAACATGGATGACAAGGGAGAGCTGGAGCGAATCCTGGCCCACTTAGAGGATGAAAACAG GAtcctccagggagagctgaggcGTTTGAAGTGGCAGCATGATGAGGCAGTGGAGTCTCCAACCTTGGCTACAGGCTCCCCTGAATCAGTGCAAGACCCACACAACGACGAGCTCCTGGCGGAAGCGCGAATCCTCCGGCAGCACAAGAGCCGCCTGGAGACCCGCATGCAGATCCTGGAGGACCACAACAAGCAGCTGGAGTCCCAGCTgcacaggctgagggagctgctgctgcag CCTCCAGCAGAGTCAGATGGCAATGGCTCAGCAGCATCCTCCTTGGCTTCATCTCCACATCAGTCTGAGGGCAGCCAGGCAAAGGAGAAAGAGCACAACACCCCTGACACCGAAGCTGCAG ATGAGGTGGAAGCCAAAACCCAGGAAGTCAGCATGTGCCTGGAAGACATAATGGAGAAGCTGCGGAGCGCCTTCCCCAACTCTCGAG CcaagagctctgctgctgcagtgctgctgggactGGTGCGtggcctgggagcagagaggaggaggaggaggtttcACACCTGCAAGGAGAAGCCATCAGAGCTGCCAAGAGTATGGACCAAATAG
- the DRP2 gene encoding dystrophin-related protein 2 isoform X3 — MNLCWNEIKKKSHSLRARLEAFSDHSGKLQVPLQEIIDWLGQKDEELSAQLPLRGDVLLVQQEKETHAAFMEEVKSRGPYIYSVLESAQAFLSQHPFEELEEPTLESKDVSPRHRIQNISRFVWKQANVASELWEKLTARCVDQHRHIERTLEQLIEIKGAMEELSTTLDQAESVRETWEPIGDLFIDSLPEHIQSTKLFKEELSPMKDGVKVVNDLAHQLAISDVHLCMENSRTLEQINTRWKQLQASINERLKQLQDAHRDFGPGSQHFLSSSVQVPWERAISPNKVPYYINHQAQTTCWDHPKMTELYQTLADLNNIKFSAYRTAMKLRRVQKALRLDMVTLATALEIFNEHDLQPSDRAMDVVEVIHCLTALYERLEEERGILVNVPLCVDMSLNWLLNVFDSGRSGKMRALSFKTGIACLCGTEVKEKFQYLFSQVANAGGLCDQRHLGVLLHEAIQVPRQLGEVAAFGGSNVEPSIRSCFRFSNGKPAIEASQFLEWANLEPQSMVWLAVLHRVTMAEQVKHQTKCSVCRQCPIKGFRYRSLKQFNVDICQTCFLTGRASKGNKLHYPIMEYYTPTTSSENMRDFATTLKNKFRSKQYFSKHPQRGYLPVQSVLEADFSETPASSPMLPHADTHSRIEHFASRLAEMESQNCSFFNDSLSPDDSLDEDQYLLRHSSPITDREPGGSQQVPGSLNMDDKGELERILAHLEDENRILQGELRRLKWQHDEAVESPTLATGSPESVQDPHNDELLAEARILRQHKSRLETRMQILEDHNKQLESQLHRLRELLLQPPAESDGNGSAASSLASSPHQSEGSQAKEKEHNTPDTEAADEVEAKTQEVSMCLEDIMEKLRSAFPNSRAKSSAAAVLLGLVRGLGAERRRRRFHTCKEKPSELPRVWTK, encoded by the exons ATGAATCTTTGCTGGAAcgagataaaaaaaaaatcccacagccTTCG GGCTCGGCTGGAGGCCTTTTCTGACCACAGTGGGAAGCTGCAGGTGCCTCTCCAGGAGATCATAGactggctggggcagaaggaTGAGGAGCTCTCAGCACAGCTGCCCCTGCGGGGCGACGTCCTcctggtgcagcaggagaaggagacGCACGCG gcgTTCATGGAAGAAGTGAAGTCTCGGGGACCATACATTTACTCTGTCCTGGAGTCAGCACAGGCTTTCCTTTCCCAGCATCCATTTGAGGAATTAGAAGAACCAACTTTGGAAAGCAAAG ATGTCTCTCCCCGGCACCGGATCCAGAACATCAGCCGCTTCGTCTGGAAGCAGGCGAACGTGGCCAGTGAGCTGTGGGAGAAGCTCACAGCCCGGTGTGTGGACCAGCACCGCCACATCGAGCGAACGCTGGAGCAGCTGATCGAGATTAAAGGGGCCATGGAGGAGCTCAGCACGACCCTGGACCAGGCTGAAAGCGTGCGTGAAACCTGGGAGCCCATCGGGGACCTCTTCATTGACTCCCTGCCAGAGCACATCCAGTCAACCAAG CTGTTCAAAGAGGAGCTCTCCCCTATGAAGGATGGGGTGAAAGTGGTCAATGATCTTGCACACCAGCTTGCCATCTCAGATGTCCACCTGTGCATGGAGAATTCCCGTACCCTGGAGCAGATCAACACGCGCTGGAAACAGCTGCAG GCCTCCATAAATGAACGCCTGAAGCAGCTCCAAGATGCCCACCGGGACTTCGGACCAGGCTCCCAGCACTTCCTGTCCT CCTCTGTCCAAGTCCCCTGGGAACGAGCCATTTCCCCCAACAAAGTGCCATACTACATCAA CCACCAGGCCCAGACGACATGCTGGGACCACCCAAAGATGACAGAGTTGTACCAGACGCTGG CGGATTTGAACAACATCAAGTTCTCGGCGTATCGGACGGCCATGAAACTACGGCGGGTGCAAAAGGCCCTTCGAT TGGACATGGTGACCCTGGCCACAGCCTTGGAAATCTTCAACGAGCACGACCTGCAGCCCAGCGACCGGGCGATGGACGTGGTGGAGGTGATCCACTGCCTGACCGCCCTCTACGAGCGGCTGGAGGAGGAGCGGGGCATCCTGGTGAACGTGCCCCTCTGCGTGGACATGAGCCTCAACTGGCTGCTGAACGTCTTTGACAG TGGCCGCAGTGGGAAGATGAGGGCTCTCTCCTTCAAGACAGGCATTGCGTGTCTGTGTGGGACAGAGGTCAAGGAGAAGTTTCAGT ATCTCTTCAGCCAAGTGGCCAACGCTGGGGGACTGTGCGACCAGCGGCACCTCGGTGTCCTGCTCCACGAGGCCATCCAGGTCCCACGGCAGCTCGGGGAGGTGGCAGCGTTCGGGGGCAGCAACGTGGAGCCCAGCATCCGCAGCTGCTTCCGCTTC AGCAACGGGAAGCCTGCCATCGAGGCGTCCCAGTTCCTGGAGTGGGCCAACCTGGAGCCACAGTCCATGGTGTGGCTGGCTGTGCTGCACCGGGTCACCATGGCCGAGCAGGTGAAGCACCAGACCAAGTGCTCCGTCTGCCGGCAGTGCCCCATCAAGGGCTTCAG GTATCGGAGCCTGAAGCAGTTCAATGTGGATATCTGCCAGACTTGCTTCCTCACCGGCAGAGCCAGCAAGGGCAACAAGCTGCACTACCCCATCATGGAGTACTACACCCCG ACCACGTCCAGTGAGAATATGAGAGACTTTGCCACAACGCTGAAGAACAAGTTTCGGTCCAAGCAGTACTTCAGCAAGCACCCACAGAGGGGTTACCTGCCTGTCCAGTCTGTACTCGAGGCTGATTTCTCTGAGAC ACCAGCCTCCTCCCCGATGCTGCCACACGCCGACACACACTCCCGGATCGAGCACTTTGCCAGCAG GCTTGCAGAGATGGAAAGCCAGAACTGTTCCTTCTTCAATGATAGCCTGTCCCCTGATGACAGCCT GGATGAGGACCAGTATCTGCTACGCCATTCCAGCCCCATCACTGACAGAGAGCCTGGGGGCAGCCAGCAGGTTCCAGGAAGCCTCAACATGGATGACAAGGGAGAGCTGGAGCGAATCCTGGCCCACTTAGAGGATGAAAACAG GAtcctccagggagagctgaggcGTTTGAAGTGGCAGCATGATGAGGCAGTGGAGTCTCCAACCTTGGCTACAGGCTCCCCTGAATCAGTGCAAGACCCACACAACGACGAGCTCCTGGCGGAAGCGCGAATCCTCCGGCAGCACAAGAGCCGCCTGGAGACCCGCATGCAGATCCTGGAGGACCACAACAAGCAGCTGGAGTCCCAGCTgcacaggctgagggagctgctgctgcag CCTCCAGCAGAGTCAGATGGCAATGGCTCAGCAGCATCCTCCTTGGCTTCATCTCCACATCAGTCTGAGGGCAGCCAGGCAAAGGAGAAAGAGCACAACACCCCTGACACCGAAGCTGCAG ATGAGGTGGAAGCCAAAACCCAGGAAGTCAGCATGTGCCTGGAAGACATAATGGAGAAGCTGCGGAGCGCCTTCCCCAACTCTCGAG CcaagagctctgctgctgcagtgctgctgggactGGTGCGtggcctgggagcagagaggaggaggaggaggtttcACACCTGCAAGGAGAAGCCATCAGAGCTGCCAAGAGTATGGACCAAATAG